A region from the Hippopotamus amphibius kiboko isolate mHipAmp2 chromosome 15, mHipAmp2.hap2, whole genome shotgun sequence genome encodes:
- the IRX4 gene encoding iroquois-class homeodomain protein IRX-4 isoform X2: protein MRTTHFFFSLFLQNMYLCRRCEAGRSQGPLQAPDCEAKRTAAAPFPTHLEKFVERVAELTRSSASPSQRLEAGGPGAVAAPRRPPRAGPRRPRPPAPGRARHVLPAVWVPLLLGTPVPDDHQLPEHVLRIRWPHAGRLRAGCLGPGARLLPGLREPAAGHRAPRAQLSRGAGRLWGPLQRLAGLQQLRDLWLRGVCLLLAGRAGICACGPRSGRHRLLPLRAGAGPVPLRQVSTWFANARRRLKKENKMTWPPRNKCADEKRPCAEGEEEEGGEEEAREQPLKSTKGEEPICKEKDLELSDLEDFDPLEGEPPECELKPPFQPLDRSLDRVPTAPDGPSAPGKEAPGALRMPLAAGGGASLDQNLERARSCLRSVVAGPEPQPSSGAGGGPQACEPKLGFAPAGVSAGLEAKPRIWSLAHTATALSQTEFPSCMLKRQGPAGPAAPASAPAASSSPVAPAPAGALDRHQDSPVTSLRNWVDGVFHDPILRHSTLNQAWATAKGALLDPGPLGRSPGAGANVLTKPLAHSFPPAAPHDAPTSSAAKELLAMPKAGGKPFCA from the exons ATGCGCAcgactcacttttttttttccctttttttgcaAAATATGTATTTGTGCCGCCGCTGCGAGGCCGGTCGgtcccagggccccctccaggctcCGGACTGCGAAGCTAAAAGGACCGCCGCGGCTCCCTTTCCTACCCACTTAGAAAAGTTTGTGGAGCGCGTGGCTGAATTAACCCGCTCTTCTGCTTCGCCCTCCCAGCGCCTAGAAGCCGGCGGCCCCGGAGCAGTGGCCGCGCCACGCCGGCCCCCTCGCGCAGgaccccgccggccccgcccgccgGCCCCGGGCCGCGCCCGCCATGTCCTACCCGCAGTTTGGGTACCCCTACTCCTCGGCACCCCAG TTCCTGATGACCACCAACTCCCTGAGCACGTGCTGCGAATCCGGTGGCCGCACGCTGGCCGACTCCGGGCCGGCTGCCTCGGCCCAGGCGCCCGTCTACTGCCCGGTCTACGAGAGCCGGCTGCTGGCCACCGCGCGCCACGAGCTCAACTCAGCCGCGGCGCTGGGCGTCTATGGGGGCCCCTACAGCGGCTCGCAGGGCTACAGCAACTACGTGACCTATGGCTCCGAGGCGTCTGCCTTCTACTCGCTG GACGCGCCGGGATCTGCGCATGCGGGCCTCGCTCCGGCCGCCACCGCCTACTACCCCTACGAGCCGGCGCTGGGCCAGTACCCCTACGACAG GTCTCCACCTGGTTCGCCAACGCGCGCCGGCGCCTCAAGAAGGAGAACAAGATGACCTGGCCGCCCAGGAACAAGTGTGCGGATGAGAAGCGGCCCTGCGCAGAGGGCGAGGAGGAAGAGGGCGGCGAGGAGGAAGCCCGGGAGCAGCCCCTCAAGAGCACCAAGGGTGAAG AGCCCATCTGCAAAGAGAAGGATCTGGAGCTCAGCGACTTGGAGGACTTCGACCCCCTGGAGGGGGAACCCCCAGAGTGCGAGCTGAAACCGCCCTTCCAGCCCCTGGACCGAAGCCTGGATAGAGTCCCCACCGCACCAGATGGCCCCAGCGCCCCGGGGAAGGAGGCTCCGGGGGCCCTCCGGATGCCCCTGGCCGCTGGGGGAGGGGCCAGTCTGGACCAGAACCTGGAGAGGGCCCGAAGCTGCCTCCGGAGTGTGGTGGCTGGGCCGGAGCCACAGCCGAGCTCGGGCGCGGGGGGCGGCCCACAGGCCTGTGAGCCCAAGCTGGGCTTTGCTCCGGCTGGGGTGTCGGCAGGCCTCGAGGCCAAGCCGCGCATCTGGTCCCTGGCGCACACAGCCACCGCCCTCAGCCAGACTGAGTTTCCCTCGTGCATGCTCAAGCGCCAAGGCCCCGCTGGCCCTGCGGCCCCCGCCTCAGCACCCGCGGCCTCCTCCTCGCCTGTGGCCCCAGCTCCCGCAGGTGCCCTGGACAGGCACCAGGACTCCCCGGTAACCAGTCTCAGAAACTGGGTGGACGGGGTCTTCCACGACCCCATCCTCAGGCACAGCACTTTGAACCAGGCCTGGGCCACCGCTAAGGGCGCCCTCCTGGACCCGGGGCCGCTGGGCCGCTCCCCGGGGGCGGGCGCCAACGTGCTGACGAAACCCCTGGCACACTCCTTCCCGCCTGCTGCGCCCCACGACGCCCCCACCTCCAGCGCAGCCAAGGAGCTGCTGGCCATGCCCAAGGCCGGGGGCAAGCCCTTCTGCGCCTAA
- the IRX4 gene encoding iroquois-class homeodomain protein IRX-4 isoform X1 gives MRTTHFFFSLFLQNMYLCRRCEAGRSQGPLQAPDCEAKRTAAAPFPTHLEKFVERVAELTRSSASPSQRLEAGGPGAVAAPRRPPRAGPRRPRPPAPGRARHVLPAVWVPLLLGTPVPDDHQLPEHVLRIRWPHAGRLRAGCLGPGARLLPGLREPAAGHRAPRAQLSRGAGRLWGPLQRLAGLQQLRDLWLRGVCLLLAEQLRLQGRAGICACGPRSGRHRLLPLRAGAGPVPLRQVSTWFANARRRLKKENKMTWPPRNKCADEKRPCAEGEEEEGGEEEAREQPLKSTKGEEPICKEKDLELSDLEDFDPLEGEPPECELKPPFQPLDRSLDRVPTAPDGPSAPGKEAPGALRMPLAAGGGASLDQNLERARSCLRSVVAGPEPQPSSGAGGGPQACEPKLGFAPAGVSAGLEAKPRIWSLAHTATALSQTEFPSCMLKRQGPAGPAAPASAPAASSSPVAPAPAGALDRHQDSPVTSLRNWVDGVFHDPILRHSTLNQAWATAKGALLDPGPLGRSPGAGANVLTKPLAHSFPPAAPHDAPTSSAAKELLAMPKAGGKPFCA, from the exons ATGCGCAcgactcacttttttttttccctttttttgcaAAATATGTATTTGTGCCGCCGCTGCGAGGCCGGTCGgtcccagggccccctccaggctcCGGACTGCGAAGCTAAAAGGACCGCCGCGGCTCCCTTTCCTACCCACTTAGAAAAGTTTGTGGAGCGCGTGGCTGAATTAACCCGCTCTTCTGCTTCGCCCTCCCAGCGCCTAGAAGCCGGCGGCCCCGGAGCAGTGGCCGCGCCACGCCGGCCCCCTCGCGCAGgaccccgccggccccgcccgccgGCCCCGGGCCGCGCCCGCCATGTCCTACCCGCAGTTTGGGTACCCCTACTCCTCGGCACCCCAG TTCCTGATGACCACCAACTCCCTGAGCACGTGCTGCGAATCCGGTGGCCGCACGCTGGCCGACTCCGGGCCGGCTGCCTCGGCCCAGGCGCCCGTCTACTGCCCGGTCTACGAGAGCCGGCTGCTGGCCACCGCGCGCCACGAGCTCAACTCAGCCGCGGCGCTGGGCGTCTATGGGGGCCCCTACAGCGGCTCGCAGGGCTACAGCAACTACGTGACCTATGGCTCCGAGGCGTCTGCCTTCTACTCGCTG AACAGCTTCGACTCCAAGGACGCGCCGGGATCTGCGCATGCGGGCCTCGCTCCGGCCGCCACCGCCTACTACCCCTACGAGCCGGCGCTGGGCCAGTACCCCTACGACAG GTCTCCACCTGGTTCGCCAACGCGCGCCGGCGCCTCAAGAAGGAGAACAAGATGACCTGGCCGCCCAGGAACAAGTGTGCGGATGAGAAGCGGCCCTGCGCAGAGGGCGAGGAGGAAGAGGGCGGCGAGGAGGAAGCCCGGGAGCAGCCCCTCAAGAGCACCAAGGGTGAAG AGCCCATCTGCAAAGAGAAGGATCTGGAGCTCAGCGACTTGGAGGACTTCGACCCCCTGGAGGGGGAACCCCCAGAGTGCGAGCTGAAACCGCCCTTCCAGCCCCTGGACCGAAGCCTGGATAGAGTCCCCACCGCACCAGATGGCCCCAGCGCCCCGGGGAAGGAGGCTCCGGGGGCCCTCCGGATGCCCCTGGCCGCTGGGGGAGGGGCCAGTCTGGACCAGAACCTGGAGAGGGCCCGAAGCTGCCTCCGGAGTGTGGTGGCTGGGCCGGAGCCACAGCCGAGCTCGGGCGCGGGGGGCGGCCCACAGGCCTGTGAGCCCAAGCTGGGCTTTGCTCCGGCTGGGGTGTCGGCAGGCCTCGAGGCCAAGCCGCGCATCTGGTCCCTGGCGCACACAGCCACCGCCCTCAGCCAGACTGAGTTTCCCTCGTGCATGCTCAAGCGCCAAGGCCCCGCTGGCCCTGCGGCCCCCGCCTCAGCACCCGCGGCCTCCTCCTCGCCTGTGGCCCCAGCTCCCGCAGGTGCCCTGGACAGGCACCAGGACTCCCCGGTAACCAGTCTCAGAAACTGGGTGGACGGGGTCTTCCACGACCCCATCCTCAGGCACAGCACTTTGAACCAGGCCTGGGCCACCGCTAAGGGCGCCCTCCTGGACCCGGGGCCGCTGGGCCGCTCCCCGGGGGCGGGCGCCAACGTGCTGACGAAACCCCTGGCACACTCCTTCCCGCCTGCTGCGCCCCACGACGCCCCCACCTCCAGCGCAGCCAAGGAGCTGCTGGCCATGCCCAAGGCCGGGGGCAAGCCCTTCTGCGCCTAA
- the IRX4 gene encoding iroquois-class homeodomain protein IRX-4 isoform X3: MSYPQFGYPYSSAPQFLMTTNSLSTCCESGGRTLADSGPAASAQAPVYCPVYESRLLATARHELNSAAALGVYGGPYSGSQGYSNYVTYGSEASAFYSLNSFDSKDAPGSAHAGLAPAATAYYPYEPALGQYPYDRYGTMDSGSRRKNATRETTSTLKAWLQEHRKNPYPTKGEKIMLAIITKMTLTQVSTWFANARRRLKKENKMTWPPRNKCADEKRPCAEGEEEEGGEEEAREQPLKSTKGEEPICKEKDLELSDLEDFDPLEGEPPECELKPPFQPLDRSLDRVPTAPDGPSAPGKEAPGALRMPLAAGGGASLDQNLERARSCLRSVVAGPEPQPSSGAGGGPQACEPKLGFAPAGVSAGLEAKPRIWSLAHTATALSQTEFPSCMLKRQGPAGPAAPASAPAASSSPVAPAPAGALDRHQDSPVTSLRNWVDGVFHDPILRHSTLNQAWATAKGALLDPGPLGRSPGAGANVLTKPLAHSFPPAAPHDAPTSSAAKELLAMPKAGGKPFCA, from the exons ATGTCCTACCCGCAGTTTGGGTACCCCTACTCCTCGGCACCCCAG TTCCTGATGACCACCAACTCCCTGAGCACGTGCTGCGAATCCGGTGGCCGCACGCTGGCCGACTCCGGGCCGGCTGCCTCGGCCCAGGCGCCCGTCTACTGCCCGGTCTACGAGAGCCGGCTGCTGGCCACCGCGCGCCACGAGCTCAACTCAGCCGCGGCGCTGGGCGTCTATGGGGGCCCCTACAGCGGCTCGCAGGGCTACAGCAACTACGTGACCTATGGCTCCGAGGCGTCTGCCTTCTACTCGCTG AACAGCTTCGACTCCAAGGACGCGCCGGGATCTGCGCATGCGGGCCTCGCTCCGGCCGCCACCGCCTACTACCCCTACGAGCCGGCGCTGGGCCAGTACCCCTACGACAG GTACGGGACCATGGACAGCGGCTCGCGGCGGAAGAACGCCACGCGCGAGACCACCAGCACGCTGAAGGCCTGGCTGCAGGAGCACCGCAAGAACCCCTACCCCACCAAGGGCGAGAAGATCATGCTGGCCATCATCACCAAGATGACCCTCACGCAGGTCTCCACCTGGTTCGCCAACGCGCGCCGGCGCCTCAAGAAGGAGAACAAGATGACCTGGCCGCCCAGGAACAAGTGTGCGGATGAGAAGCGGCCCTGCGCAGAGGGCGAGGAGGAAGAGGGCGGCGAGGAGGAAGCCCGGGAGCAGCCCCTCAAGAGCACCAAGGGTGAAG AGCCCATCTGCAAAGAGAAGGATCTGGAGCTCAGCGACTTGGAGGACTTCGACCCCCTGGAGGGGGAACCCCCAGAGTGCGAGCTGAAACCGCCCTTCCAGCCCCTGGACCGAAGCCTGGATAGAGTCCCCACCGCACCAGATGGCCCCAGCGCCCCGGGGAAGGAGGCTCCGGGGGCCCTCCGGATGCCCCTGGCCGCTGGGGGAGGGGCCAGTCTGGACCAGAACCTGGAGAGGGCCCGAAGCTGCCTCCGGAGTGTGGTGGCTGGGCCGGAGCCACAGCCGAGCTCGGGCGCGGGGGGCGGCCCACAGGCCTGTGAGCCCAAGCTGGGCTTTGCTCCGGCTGGGGTGTCGGCAGGCCTCGAGGCCAAGCCGCGCATCTGGTCCCTGGCGCACACAGCCACCGCCCTCAGCCAGACTGAGTTTCCCTCGTGCATGCTCAAGCGCCAAGGCCCCGCTGGCCCTGCGGCCCCCGCCTCAGCACCCGCGGCCTCCTCCTCGCCTGTGGCCCCAGCTCCCGCAGGTGCCCTGGACAGGCACCAGGACTCCCCGGTAACCAGTCTCAGAAACTGGGTGGACGGGGTCTTCCACGACCCCATCCTCAGGCACAGCACTTTGAACCAGGCCTGGGCCACCGCTAAGGGCGCCCTCCTGGACCCGGGGCCGCTGGGCCGCTCCCCGGGGGCGGGCGCCAACGTGCTGACGAAACCCCTGGCACACTCCTTCCCGCCTGCTGCGCCCCACGACGCCCCCACCTCCAGCGCAGCCAAGGAGCTGCTGGCCATGCCCAAGGCCGGGGGCAAGCCCTTCTGCGCCTAA
- the IRX4 gene encoding iroquois-class homeodomain protein IRX-4 isoform X4 yields the protein MSYPQFGYPYSSAPQFLMTTNSLSTCCESGGRTLADSGPAASAQAPVYCPVYESRLLATARHELNSAAALGVYGGPYSGSQGYSNYVTYGSEASAFYSLDAPGSAHAGLAPAATAYYPYEPALGQYPYDRYGTMDSGSRRKNATRETTSTLKAWLQEHRKNPYPTKGEKIMLAIITKMTLTQVSTWFANARRRLKKENKMTWPPRNKCADEKRPCAEGEEEEGGEEEAREQPLKSTKGEEPICKEKDLELSDLEDFDPLEGEPPECELKPPFQPLDRSLDRVPTAPDGPSAPGKEAPGALRMPLAAGGGASLDQNLERARSCLRSVVAGPEPQPSSGAGGGPQACEPKLGFAPAGVSAGLEAKPRIWSLAHTATALSQTEFPSCMLKRQGPAGPAAPASAPAASSSPVAPAPAGALDRHQDSPVTSLRNWVDGVFHDPILRHSTLNQAWATAKGALLDPGPLGRSPGAGANVLTKPLAHSFPPAAPHDAPTSSAAKELLAMPKAGGKPFCA from the exons ATGTCCTACCCGCAGTTTGGGTACCCCTACTCCTCGGCACCCCAG TTCCTGATGACCACCAACTCCCTGAGCACGTGCTGCGAATCCGGTGGCCGCACGCTGGCCGACTCCGGGCCGGCTGCCTCGGCCCAGGCGCCCGTCTACTGCCCGGTCTACGAGAGCCGGCTGCTGGCCACCGCGCGCCACGAGCTCAACTCAGCCGCGGCGCTGGGCGTCTATGGGGGCCCCTACAGCGGCTCGCAGGGCTACAGCAACTACGTGACCTATGGCTCCGAGGCGTCTGCCTTCTACTCGCTG GACGCGCCGGGATCTGCGCATGCGGGCCTCGCTCCGGCCGCCACCGCCTACTACCCCTACGAGCCGGCGCTGGGCCAGTACCCCTACGACAG GTACGGGACCATGGACAGCGGCTCGCGGCGGAAGAACGCCACGCGCGAGACCACCAGCACGCTGAAGGCCTGGCTGCAGGAGCACCGCAAGAACCCCTACCCCACCAAGGGCGAGAAGATCATGCTGGCCATCATCACCAAGATGACCCTCACGCAGGTCTCCACCTGGTTCGCCAACGCGCGCCGGCGCCTCAAGAAGGAGAACAAGATGACCTGGCCGCCCAGGAACAAGTGTGCGGATGAGAAGCGGCCCTGCGCAGAGGGCGAGGAGGAAGAGGGCGGCGAGGAGGAAGCCCGGGAGCAGCCCCTCAAGAGCACCAAGGGTGAAG AGCCCATCTGCAAAGAGAAGGATCTGGAGCTCAGCGACTTGGAGGACTTCGACCCCCTGGAGGGGGAACCCCCAGAGTGCGAGCTGAAACCGCCCTTCCAGCCCCTGGACCGAAGCCTGGATAGAGTCCCCACCGCACCAGATGGCCCCAGCGCCCCGGGGAAGGAGGCTCCGGGGGCCCTCCGGATGCCCCTGGCCGCTGGGGGAGGGGCCAGTCTGGACCAGAACCTGGAGAGGGCCCGAAGCTGCCTCCGGAGTGTGGTGGCTGGGCCGGAGCCACAGCCGAGCTCGGGCGCGGGGGGCGGCCCACAGGCCTGTGAGCCCAAGCTGGGCTTTGCTCCGGCTGGGGTGTCGGCAGGCCTCGAGGCCAAGCCGCGCATCTGGTCCCTGGCGCACACAGCCACCGCCCTCAGCCAGACTGAGTTTCCCTCGTGCATGCTCAAGCGCCAAGGCCCCGCTGGCCCTGCGGCCCCCGCCTCAGCACCCGCGGCCTCCTCCTCGCCTGTGGCCCCAGCTCCCGCAGGTGCCCTGGACAGGCACCAGGACTCCCCGGTAACCAGTCTCAGAAACTGGGTGGACGGGGTCTTCCACGACCCCATCCTCAGGCACAGCACTTTGAACCAGGCCTGGGCCACCGCTAAGGGCGCCCTCCTGGACCCGGGGCCGCTGGGCCGCTCCCCGGGGGCGGGCGCCAACGTGCTGACGAAACCCCTGGCACACTCCTTCCCGCCTGCTGCGCCCCACGACGCCCCCACCTCCAGCGCAGCCAAGGAGCTGCTGGCCATGCCCAAGGCCGGGGGCAAGCCCTTCTGCGCCTAA